In the genome of Pseudomonas putida, one region contains:
- the map gene encoding type I methionyl aminopeptidase — protein MSQVILKTPAQLDLMRRAGQLLAQVFADLDGFIRPGVTTLQINDRAEAFIVQTLKARPASKGQYGFPYALNTSVDHVVCHGMPKADEVLREGSIINVDITLEQGGYIADSSKMYCLGQISDDARRLVDTTYAALWKGIAQVRPGATLGDIGHAIQVHAEAAGYSVVREYCGHGIGQQMHEGPEVLHFGQPGMGMKLKPGMVFTIEPMINQGGRGTRTLRDGWTVITRDQSLSAQWEHTVAVTETGVEVLTLREEEKNQAIATA, from the coding sequence ATGTCCCAAGTAATCCTCAAGACCCCGGCCCAACTCGACCTCATGCGCCGTGCAGGCCAACTGCTGGCCCAGGTGTTCGCTGACCTGGACGGTTTCATTCGCCCAGGCGTGACCACGCTGCAGATCAACGACCGCGCCGAGGCTTTCATCGTCCAGACGCTCAAGGCACGACCGGCGAGCAAGGGGCAGTACGGCTTTCCCTATGCGCTGAACACCTCCGTGGATCATGTAGTGTGCCATGGCATGCCAAAGGCCGACGAAGTGCTCAGGGAAGGGTCCATCATCAACGTCGATATCACCCTGGAACAGGGTGGTTATATTGCCGATTCGTCGAAAATGTATTGTCTCGGCCAGATCAGCGACGATGCCCGGCGCCTGGTGGATACCACTTATGCGGCACTCTGGAAAGGCATTGCCCAGGTGCGCCCTGGCGCCACCCTCGGCGATATCGGCCATGCCATCCAGGTCCATGCCGAGGCGGCAGGCTACAGCGTGGTCCGGGAATACTGCGGCCACGGCATCGGCCAGCAAATGCACGAAGGCCCTGAGGTGCTGCACTTCGGTCAGCCTGGCATGGGCATGAAGCTAAAGCCCGGCATGGTCTTCACCATTGAACCGATGATCAACCAGGGCGGACGCGGCACACGCACCTTGCGCGATGGCTGGACCGTGATTACTCGCGACCAGTCGCTGTCGGCCCAATGGGAACATACGGTGGCGGTGACGGAAACCGGCGTGGAGGTGCTGACGCTGCGCGAGGAAGAAAAAAACCAGGCAATCGCGACGGCCTGA
- the pcaQ gene encoding pca operon transcription factor PcaQ yields MNLDTRIKYRHLLCFLEIARQGSLARAADVLAISQPAISKTLRELEELLETRLFERTRQGAELTAAGTLFMRYAGPSVQALREGVGSVRGEARAPSQVRIGVLSTVESLLMPEVLCRLHQRHSALVIEVVTGASAQLLGQLRLGELELVVGRMTDSPQIQGLSFEHLYSESMTLVVRSGHPLLARQSLERARVGDYPLVLPPQGTTIRQHADSLFVQCAIQMPAQRLETLSLALSRRYLLGSDAVWVAPRDAVLIDLGRGELVELDLGVREPGGSVGICRNAALPQGMPGQWVCEVLREVAGQYRDGLYP; encoded by the coding sequence ATGAACCTCGACACCCGCATCAAATACCGCCATCTACTGTGCTTTCTGGAGATTGCCCGCCAGGGTAGCCTGGCCAGGGCTGCGGATGTGTTGGCGATTAGCCAGCCGGCGATTTCCAAGACCCTGCGCGAGCTGGAAGAACTGCTCGAAACCCGGCTGTTCGAGCGCACCCGCCAAGGCGCCGAGCTGACCGCCGCCGGCACCTTGTTCATGCGCTATGCCGGGCCCAGTGTCCAGGCGCTGCGCGAAGGCGTGGGCAGTGTGCGCGGCGAGGCGCGAGCGCCATCGCAGGTGCGCATTGGTGTCCTGTCGACGGTCGAAAGCCTGCTCATGCCGGAGGTCCTGTGCCGCCTGCACCAGCGGCATTCGGCGCTGGTGATCGAAGTGGTGACCGGCGCCAGTGCCCAGTTGCTCGGCCAGCTGCGCCTGGGTGAACTGGAACTGGTGGTTGGGCGTATGACCGATAGCCCCCAAATCCAGGGGCTGTCCTTCGAGCATTTGTACAGCGAATCGATGACGCTGGTGGTACGCTCCGGGCATCCCTTGCTGGCGCGCCAGTCACTCGAACGCGCGCGGGTCGGTGACTACCCGCTGGTGCTGCCGCCCCAGGGCACGACCATCCGCCAGCACGCCGACAGCCTGTTCGTGCAGTGCGCGATCCAGATGCCAGCCCAGCGTCTGGAGACCTTGTCCCTGGCCTTGAGCCGTCGGTACCTGCTGGGTAGCGATGCGGTCTGGGTGGCGCCGCGTGATGCGGTACTGATCGATCTGGGGCGTGGCGAGCTGGTCGAACTCGACCTCGGTGTGCGCGAGCCCGGCGGTTCGGTGGGCATTTGCCGCAATGCCGCGCTCCCCCAAGGCATGCCTGGGCAATGGGTGTGCGAGGTGCTGCGCGAAGTCGCAGGTCAGTACCGGGATGGCTTGTACCCCTAA
- a CDS encoding FKBP-type peptidyl-prolyl cis-trans isomerase, whose translation MKQHRLAAAVALVGLVLAGCDAQTSSVELKTPAQKASYGIGLNMGKSLAQEGMEDLDSKAVALGIEDAVAKKEQRIKDEELVEAFTALQKRAEERLAKASEEAASAGKKFLEENAKKPGVVTTASGLQYEVVKKADGPQPKPTDVVTVHYEGKLIDGKVFDSSVERGSPIDLPVSGVIPGWVEGLQLMHVGEKYKLYIPADLAYGAQSPSPLIPANSVLVFDLELIGIKDPSKAEGEAEAPEAEAPAK comes from the coding sequence ATGAAACAGCATCGTTTGGCGGCTGCGGTTGCCCTGGTTGGCCTGGTCCTGGCGGGCTGCGACGCTCAGACCAGCAGCGTCGAGCTGAAGACTCCGGCACAGAAAGCCTCCTACGGTATCGGCCTGAACATGGGCAAGAGCCTGGCTCAGGAAGGCATGGAAGACCTTGATTCCAAAGCAGTAGCCCTCGGTATCGAGGATGCGGTTGCCAAGAAAGAGCAACGCATCAAGGACGAAGAGCTGGTCGAGGCGTTCACCGCGCTGCAGAAGCGTGCCGAAGAACGCCTGGCCAAGGCCAGCGAGGAAGCGGCCAGCGCCGGTAAGAAATTCCTCGAAGAAAACGCCAAGAAGCCAGGCGTGGTCACCACCGCGTCGGGCCTGCAGTATGAAGTGGTCAAGAAAGCCGACGGCCCGCAACCCAAGCCGACCGACGTGGTCACTGTTCACTACGAAGGCAAGCTGATCGATGGCAAGGTCTTCGACAGCTCCGTCGAGCGCGGCAGCCCGATCGATCTGCCTGTCAGCGGTGTGATCCCTGGCTGGGTTGAAGGTCTGCAACTGATGCACGTTGGCGAGAAGTACAAGCTGTACATCCCGGCTGACCTGGCTTACGGGGCCCAGAGCCCGAGCCCGCTGATCCCGGCCAACTCGGTCCTGGTGTTCGACCTGGAACTGATCGGCATCAAGGATCCATCCAAGGCTGAAGGCGAGGCCGAGGCTCCTGAAGCCGAAGCACCAGCCAAGTAA
- a CDS encoding YkvA family protein — translation MSAPWNFARFLPLAERLLSRGRLPALLFAVARKGPKLGRLREDVRLLQALCLAWWRGEYRAISSKALITVVAGLLYFVSPLDAIPDWLVGVGFLDDIAVLGWVLKTVADELNRFKAWRDSQTPERLRVVERLPDTPESLRLERRAP, via the coding sequence ATGAGCGCACCCTGGAATTTCGCCCGCTTCCTGCCTTTGGCAGAGCGCCTGCTCAGCCGTGGCCGTCTGCCGGCCCTGTTGTTCGCCGTGGCACGCAAAGGTCCGAAGCTTGGCCGACTGCGTGAGGATGTGCGCCTGTTGCAGGCCTTGTGCCTGGCGTGGTGGCGTGGCGAGTACCGGGCTATCAGTTCCAAGGCGCTGATCACCGTGGTGGCTGGTCTGCTGTACTTTGTCAGCCCGCTGGATGCCATTCCCGATTGGCTGGTGGGTGTCGGTTTTCTCGATGACATCGCCGTGCTCGGCTGGGTGCTCAAGACCGTGGCCGATGAACTGAACCGCTTCAAAGCCTGGCGCGACAGCCAGACGCCCGAGCGGCTGCGGGTGGTGGAGCGTCTGCCGGATACTCCTGAAAGCCTGCGCCTTGAGCGTCGAGCGCCCTGA
- a CDS encoding helix-turn-helix domain-containing protein, with the protein MGIQVISRDGQPEYAVVPWEQYQALLKAAGQAPASVAPEAPAAAEAPSLAPLSELTRLREAKGLAPEQLARSVGISPAYLGMIEAGERQPDAAILRSLAWHLGIAGWSEPS; encoded by the coding sequence ATGGGTATTCAGGTCATCAGCCGGGACGGTCAACCCGAGTACGCCGTAGTGCCCTGGGAGCAGTATCAGGCGTTGCTCAAGGCTGCCGGGCAGGCGCCTGCCAGCGTAGCGCCGGAAGCGCCTGCCGCCGCCGAGGCACCGAGCCTGGCGCCATTGAGTGAACTGACGCGATTGCGTGAAGCCAAGGGGCTGGCGCCGGAGCAACTGGCGCGCAGTGTCGGCATCAGCCCGGCCTACCTGGGGATGATCGAAGCCGGCGAGCGTCAGCCGGACGCTGCGATCCTGCGCAGTCTGGCCTGGCACCTGGGGATCGCTGGCTGGAGCGAGCCATCATGA
- a CDS encoding carboxy terminal-processing peptidase, which translates to MKHFLPSTALALMIGLGSLTLGGNASAANKWDSLQPDRDEIVASLNVVELLKRHHYSKPPLDDARSIIIYDSYIKLLDPSRSYFTAADIAQFDKWKTQFDDFLKSGNLEPGFTIYKRYLDRVKSRLDFALAELDKGVDKMDFTTHETLLVDRKDAPWMKSEAELDDLWRKRVKDEVLRQKIAGKDPKQIQETLTKRYKNQLSRLDQTRAEDIFQAYINTFAQSYDPHTNYLSPDNAENFDINMSLSLEGIGAVLQSDNDQVKIVRLVPAGPAAKTKQVAPADKIIGVAQGNKEMVDVVGWRLDEVVKLIRGPKGSVVRLEIIPASNAPNDQTSKIVSITREAVKLEEQAAKKSVLKLKQDGREYKLGIIEIPAFYLDFKAYRAGDPDYKSTTRDVKKLLTELQKEKVDGVVIDLRNNGGGSLQEATELTSLFIEKGPTVLVRNSDGRVDVLEDENPGAFYKGPLALLVNRLSASASEIFAGAMQDYHRALIIGGQTFGKGTVQTIQPLNHGELKLTLAKFYRVSGQSTQHQGVLPDIDYPSIIDTKEIGESALPEAMPWDTIRPVVRPAVDPFKPFLTELKARHDARSAKDPEFAYIRDRLALTQKLMNEKTVSLNEQERRARHDEIEAKQLALENIRRKAKGEEPLKELKKEDEDALPTEDENTKPEDDAYLSETGRILLDYLSLNSQVAKH; encoded by the coding sequence ATGAAGCATTTCCTGCCCAGCACCGCCCTTGCCCTCATGATCGGCCTCGGCAGTCTCACGCTCGGCGGCAATGCATCGGCCGCCAACAAGTGGGACAGCCTGCAGCCGGACCGAGACGAGATCGTCGCCAGTCTCAACGTGGTGGAATTGCTCAAGCGCCACCACTACAGCAAGCCGCCGCTGGACGACGCCCGTTCGATCATCATCTACGACAGCTACATCAAGCTGCTCGACCCGTCGCGCAGTTACTTCACCGCTGCCGACATCGCCCAGTTCGACAAGTGGAAGACCCAGTTCGACGACTTCCTCAAAAGCGGCAACCTCGAGCCTGGCTTCACCATCTACAAGCGCTACCTGGACCGCGTGAAATCGCGTCTGGACTTCGCGCTGGCGGAGTTGGACAAGGGCGTCGACAAAATGGACTTCACCACCCATGAAACCTTGCTGGTCGACCGCAAGGATGCCCCGTGGATGAAGAGCGAGGCCGAGCTCGACGACCTGTGGCGCAAGCGCGTCAAAGATGAAGTCCTGCGCCAGAAGATCGCGGGCAAGGACCCCAAGCAGATCCAGGAAACCCTGACCAAACGCTACAAGAACCAGCTGTCGCGTCTGGACCAGACCCGTGCCGAGGATATCTTCCAGGCCTATATCAATACCTTTGCCCAGTCGTACGACCCGCACACCAACTATCTGTCGCCGGATAACGCGGAAAACTTCGACATCAACATGAGTCTGTCGCTCGAAGGCATTGGCGCTGTGCTGCAAAGCGACAACGATCAGGTCAAGATCGTGCGCCTGGTGCCTGCAGGCCCGGCAGCCAAGACCAAACAGGTAGCACCGGCCGACAAGATCATCGGCGTGGCCCAGGGCAACAAGGAAATGGTCGACGTGGTCGGCTGGCGCCTGGACGAAGTGGTCAAGCTGATTCGCGGCCCGAAAGGCTCGGTGGTGCGCCTGGAGATCATCCCGGCCAGCAACGCGCCTAACGACCAGACCAGCAAGATCGTGTCGATCACCCGCGAGGCGGTCAAGCTCGAGGAGCAAGCCGCCAAGAAGTCGGTGCTCAAGCTCAAGCAGGACGGGCGCGAGTACAAGCTGGGCATCATCGAGATCCCGGCGTTCTACTTGGACTTCAAGGCCTATCGCGCAGGGGATCCGGACTACAAGAGCACCACCCGTGACGTGAAGAAGCTGCTGACCGAGCTGCAGAAGGAAAAAGTCGACGGCGTGGTCATCGACCTGCGCAACAACGGCGGCGGTTCCCTGCAAGAAGCCACCGAGCTGACCAGCCTGTTCATCGAGAAGGGCCCGACGGTGCTGGTGCGCAACAGCGACGGCCGTGTCGATGTGCTCGAGGACGAAAACCCGGGCGCCTTCTACAAAGGCCCGCTGGCCCTGCTGGTCAACCGACTCTCGGCCTCGGCCTCGGAGATCTTCGCCGGTGCCATGCAGGACTACCATCGCGCCCTGATCATCGGCGGCCAGACCTTCGGCAAAGGCACCGTGCAGACCATCCAGCCGCTCAACCATGGCGAGCTGAAACTGACCCTGGCCAAGTTCTACCGGGTTTCCGGGCAGAGCACCCAGCACCAGGGCGTCCTGCCGGACATCGACTACCCGTCGATCATCGACACCAAGGAAATCGGCGAAAGCGCCCTGCCAGAAGCCATGCCGTGGGACACCATCCGCCCCGTCGTGCGTCCAGCCGTGGACCCGTTCAAGCCATTCCTGACCGAACTCAAGGCCCGTCACGATGCGCGCAGCGCCAAGGATCCGGAGTTCGCCTATATCCGCGATCGCCTGGCCCTGACCCAGAAGCTGATGAACGAAAAGACCGTCAGCCTCAACGAGCAGGAGCGCCGCGCCCGCCACGACGAGATCGAAGCCAAGCAACTGGCGCTGGAGAACATCCGTCGCAAGGCCAAGGGCGAAGAGCCGCTCAAGGAGCTCAAGAAGGAAGACGAGGACGCCTTGCCGACCGAGGACGAGAACACCAAGCCGGAAGACGATGCCTACCTGTCCGAGACTGGGCGCATCCTGCTCGACTACCTGAGCCTCAATTCGCAGGTAGCCAAGCACTGA
- a CDS encoding NAD(P)H-quinone oxidoreductase, translating to MKALQGVDGHVAWVDAERPACDAGQVRIRVAAAGLNRADLLQRAGLYPPPPGASPYLGLECAGVIEEVGPGADWRIGDRVCALLAGGGMAEEVVVDARHVLPVPEGLSLHEAAAIPEVYATAWLNLFQLAGLQAGEKVLVHAGASGVGSAAIQLCKAFGNPVWVSVGSQDRLAYCQALGAAGGVVRNENLDALEGFGPFDVILDPVGASYGPLNLKLLARDGRWVIIGLMGGRKAELDLAQLLTKRVQVTGSTLRSRDDAFKGELLRDLGQQVWPLFSEGRLSPQLVDTYPVAFAEAAFAELASNQVSGKLVLVIDPGLA from the coding sequence GTGAAGGCATTGCAAGGCGTTGACGGACATGTGGCCTGGGTAGACGCCGAGCGCCCGGCCTGTGATGCGGGTCAGGTCCGAATCCGTGTGGCAGCAGCGGGGCTCAACCGTGCCGACCTGCTCCAGCGCGCGGGCTTGTACCCGCCGCCCCCAGGTGCCAGCCCTTACCTGGGCCTGGAGTGCGCCGGGGTGATCGAGGAAGTCGGTCCAGGCGCCGATTGGCGCATTGGCGACCGGGTCTGCGCGTTGCTGGCCGGTGGCGGCATGGCCGAGGAAGTGGTGGTGGATGCCCGTCATGTCCTGCCGGTCCCCGAAGGCCTGAGCCTGCACGAGGCGGCGGCGATTCCCGAGGTGTATGCCACGGCCTGGCTGAACCTCTTTCAATTGGCTGGCCTGCAGGCGGGTGAGAAGGTACTGGTGCATGCCGGAGCCAGTGGCGTGGGCTCTGCGGCGATCCAGTTGTGCAAGGCGTTCGGCAACCCGGTGTGGGTCAGCGTCGGCTCGCAGGATCGTCTGGCGTACTGTCAGGCGCTGGGTGCGGCTGGTGGCGTGGTGCGCAACGAGAACCTGGACGCGCTGGAGGGCTTCGGCCCGTTCGATGTGATCCTCGATCCCGTAGGCGCCAGCTATGGGCCGCTCAACCTCAAGCTGCTGGCACGCGACGGTCGTTGGGTGATCATCGGCCTGATGGGCGGGCGCAAGGCTGAGCTGGACCTGGCGCAACTGCTGACCAAGCGGGTGCAGGTCACGGGCTCGACGCTGCGCAGCCGTGACGATGCCTTCAAGGGTGAGCTGTTGCGTGACCTGGGCCAACAGGTATGGCCGCTGTTCAGCGAAGGACGGCTTTCGCCGCAACTGGTGGACACGTATCCGGTGGCCTTTGCCGAGGCAGCGTTTGCGGAGCTTGCGAGCAACCAAGTGTCGGGCAAGCTGGTGCTGGTGATCGACCCTGGCTTGGCATAA
- a CDS encoding HAD family hydrolase produces the protein MALAIFDLDETLIHGDCASLWSKQMAQLGWVDGKEFLRRDQELMEAYGKGHLQMEEYMAFSLEPIAGRTLEEVEHLIEPWVEDVIEPIIYGDACRCIAEHRKRGDRILIISASGTHLVGPIAARLGVDEYLAIELEAVNGVYTGKTHGVLTYREGKITRLLEWLDQEQENLEGASFYSDSRNDLPLLLTVDYPHVVNPDSVLREHAQTNGWPILSWS, from the coding sequence ATGGCATTGGCAATTTTCGATCTGGACGAAACCCTCATCCACGGTGACTGCGCCTCGCTGTGGAGCAAGCAGATGGCCCAACTGGGCTGGGTCGACGGCAAGGAATTCCTGCGCCGTGACCAGGAATTGATGGAAGCCTATGGCAAGGGCCACCTGCAGATGGAGGAATACATGGCCTTCAGCCTGGAGCCGATCGCCGGGCGTACGCTCGAAGAAGTCGAGCACCTGATCGAGCCCTGGGTCGAGGATGTGATCGAGCCGATCATCTATGGCGACGCCTGCCGCTGCATCGCCGAGCATCGCAAGCGCGGTGACCGCATCCTGATCATCTCCGCCTCGGGCACCCATCTTGTAGGACCAATCGCGGCACGCCTGGGGGTGGACGAATACCTGGCCATCGAACTGGAAGCGGTGAATGGCGTGTACACCGGCAAGACCCATGGCGTGCTGACCTACCGCGAAGGCAAGATCACCCGCCTGCTGGAGTGGCTGGATCAGGAGCAGGAGAATCTGGAGGGGGCGAGCTTCTATTCAGACTCGCGCAATGACCTGCCCTTGTTGTTGACGGTCGACTACCCGCATGTAGTCAACCCGGACTCGGTGTTGCGCGAGCATGCGCAGACCAATGGGTGGCCGATCCTGAGCTGGAGCTGA